The Alcaligenes aquatilis genome contains the following window.
CTTTGACTTTCAAGGCAGAAAATTGTGGCAATTCGCGCACGAAAGCGTGTACTTCTTCGGGTGGCAAACCGAACTTGCTGTCTTCGCTGGAGGTGTTTACTTGCACGAAGACGTCCAGGCTGCGGCCTTCAATTTGTAGACGGCGGTCCAGCGCTTCAGCGGTCTTGAGCTTGTCCAACGCATGAAATTCAGAGGCAAAGCGCGCAACGGACTTGGCTTTATTGCTTTGCAGGTGTCCAATAACAGCCCATTCCAAATCTGGCAGTTCTTCGCGTAGCGCTTCGTACTTGCCTTCGGCTTCCTGCACCTTGTTCTCGCCCAATAAGCGACAACCGGCCTGGTAGGCCAGGCGGATGCGGTCAATCCCGAAGGTTTTGCTGACAGTAAGTAAACGGACATCGCCAGCAGCACGCCCATAGCGTACGCAGGCAGCATCAATTCTTTGTTGTACCAGGGCAATGCGTTCCCGAAATGCCTCTACACTGGTGGAGGTGGGATAATGCTCGGTGTGAAGTAGATCAGGGGCGAATTCGGACATGGCGCACCAGTAAGGAAGAAAAAAAAGATAAACTCGACCCTGCGGGTCGCGCATAAACTATTATGTCATAGGTCAAAATGAATATCCAGGGAAGCAACGCGAAGGAACTTTTCGATGATATCCGACAGCAAGTGGCACTGGGGCGAATTGCTCCGGGCCAGATTTTGCCGCCGGTACGCGAGCTGGCTCAAACACTGGGATTGAACCGGAATACGGTAGCCCTGGCATACAAGCGCCTGGTCTCGGCCGGGGTGGCCGATGCACAAGGACGTCGTGGCACACGGATCCGTGAGGCGATCCGGGAGCTGGCACGCGAAGGGCATGGCGCCAGCTCGGCCTTGCAGGATTTGGCCAGCGGCAATCCGGCGCTGGGCTATTTGCCTGCGCCCACCCAATTGACGGCTGGGGTACGCGGTCAAACCCAGGCTCTGTACGGTGCGGACCCTCTGGTGCCTGAGTTGCGTGCCGTGTGTCAGCAGGTGTTTCATAAAGACACACCGCCAGACACCGATTATCACGTCAGCTACGGTGCGGTCGATGCAATCGAGCGTTTGCTGCAAGCCTTTTTGCTGGCGGGCGATAAAGTCGGGATTGAAGATCCTGGCTATCTGAACAGCATCAACTCGGTGCATACGCTGGGCTACAAGCCAGTGGGTATTGAGGTCGATAGCGAGGGGATTGTGCCGGCCTCGCTGCAAGCCGCTTTGGAGGATGGCCTGCGCGCTTTGATCTTGACACCACGTGCGCACAACCCCACGGGATGCTCACTGAGCCGTGCTCGTGCCAAGCAGATCGAGCAAATTCTGAAGCAGTATCCCGAATTGCTGTTGATGATTGACGACCACTTCTGGATGCTGGCCAGCAGCCCTTACCGAAACGTGATTCCTGCCGATCATTTGCGCTGGGCTTTGATTCGTTCAGTGTCCAAGGGTCTGGGGCCGGATTTGCGCGTGGCTCTGGTGGCGTCGGATCTGCAAACCAGCGAACGCTTGTCGCAACGTTTGGCTTCGGGGGCGCAATGGGTCAGCCATCTTTTACAGCAAATGGTGGTTCATGGGCTGACGGATGCCGAGATCAAGGCGCAGACTCGTGTTGCGCAAGCTGCCTATGTGCAGGCTCGCGCCGACTTGATGCACGCCTTGAAAAAGCAGAGCATTCCTTTTTGGGATAGCGAGGAAGGCTTCAATCTGTGGATTCCGCTGGATCGGGAAGCCGAGCCGGTATTGGCAGGATTGGCTGCACGTGGCTGGCTGGTGCGATCCGGGCAAGTCTTTGGTGTGAGCAGTCCTGCTCAAGGCTTGCGTGTCAGTTTTGCGAATCTGAATGCCAAAGACGCCCAGCGCTTTGCGACAGATTTAGCCCAAGTCCTGCAAGAACGCTATTAGTCACTATCTTGCTGCTTCTAACGGAGTAGCAAGATAGTGAACTCTCTTACGCGCCCATCCAGATCGTTAAAAGGGGCGCTATTTTTATGGGCGCAAGATATTTATTTGGCCGGGCGATTGCTGATCCACTGTACTGCCAGCACACTGCCCATCACCAAAATAATGCCCAGCAGGCTGGAGCCTGTCATGGCCTGACCTAAAATCAGCCAGCCCAGAATCACGGCGGTCAGCGGACTGAGCAGGCCCAGCGAGGACACGGCCACAGAGGGCAAGACGGCAATCCCGCGGAACCACAGGGTATAGGCCAGCAGCGCACCGACCAGACACAGGTAGAGGTAGCCGCCGATTTGTACGCCGCTCAAGGAGCTGTCCAGTGGTGGGTCCAGCCATAAGGCCAGAGGGGCAAGCATCAAACCGCCCAACATCAATTGCCAGGCCGTGAAAGCCAGAATCGGCATGCCACTACGCCAGCGATGCGACAAGTAGGTGCCCATGGCCATGCACAAGGCCCCGACAATGGCCGCGACCATGCCCCAGGTATCCCATTGGCTCTCTGGCGAAAGTAGCAAAATACCCATGCCCATGATGCCGATCACACAAGCGACCAAGGCCAGGGTGACAGGGCGTTTACCTTCTAGCGCCCAGGCCAGGGCAATCACCACCAAGGGTTGAGCTGCTCCTACGACGGCGGCCAAACCACCCGGCAAGCGGTAAGCCGCAACGAATAACAGCGCCTGAAATGCGCCAATATTCAAGGCCGCCAGAATCAGGGTACGCCCCCAATCACCTCGGGCAGGCATGCGTCGGCTCCACAAGAGCAGCATCACGCCAGCGGGAAAGCAGCGCAAAAAGGCCGCGATGAAAGGGCGATCGGGCGGTAGGATTTCGGTGGTCACAATGTAGGTGGAACCCCAGATGGCGGGGCCTAATGCGGTCAAGGCCGTCACCAGCCAGAGAGAAAGTCGGTTCATGATAAAAGTATCTTGATGTCGAGATAAATGTCAGTGTAGGGATGATTTATCTTAATATCAAGATAAATATCGAAATCGAGAAATCATGAGCGAAGAACACGACGCGGTAGACCTGATCATCAATCAATGGCGCGAACAGCGGCCAGACTTGCAGAATCTGGACGCCATGGCCTTGCTGGGCCGCATGACGCGCTGCTTCCAACTGGTCCAAAAACAGATGAGCGACAACTTCAGACGTCACGGCCTGCAGTTGGGCGAGTTTGATGTGCTGGCCAGCCTGCGCCGCTCCGGCCCGCCGTACACCTTGGCACCCACCGCTTTGTTTTCCACCTTGATGGTCAGCTCCGGCACTATGACGCATCGTTTGCAGGGCCTGGAAAAGCAGGGCTTGATCGAACGCATTGCCGACCCGGAAGATGCCCGCCGTATTCTGGTGCGTTTGAGCCCAGCGGGTCTGGCCTGTGTGGATGCGGTTGTGGTGGACCATTTGACCAATGAAGAAAATTTGCTGGAAGGTCTGGATCCCACGCAGCGGCAAAGTCTGGATACCTTGTTGCGCGACTGGATGCGCTTGTTAGAGTCGCGCCAGGCTTGAAGGAATGCTAAAGTAGCTGGATATATACACAGCCTGCTTATGACCCCGCCCGAGCTTCCTCCTTTTTACTATCTGCATAATTTCCATCAGGTTTTGCAGTGGGTACAACACACCAGTTCCGACCTGCTGGAGCCCCAACACGTCCAGTGCGGCCATCGTTTTGTGCATGCTTCCCAGCCTGCACAAGCCCTGTTGGTGCGCTTGCTGATGCGTAAAGGCCCGGTGTTTCGTATCGACAAGTTGCGTTATGCCGAGATCGAAAACCTGGATGCGGCAGTGCAAGAGCTGGCTGCTTGCGAGCTAATAGAAACCGATCCTGAGCTGGATCTGGAAACCTTGTTTGCCGTCCATACAGTGCCTGAGCTGCGCCGTTTGTTCAGTGATCTGCCAGCCGCCGGGCGCAAATCGGACTATCTGGAATGGATTGGGCAGGCTCACGGCGAACAGGCTCGGCCTTTTACGCAGTGGTGTGCCGATCCAGTCCTGCAAGCTCCCACACTGCGCCTATCACCGCAAGTCATGCATTGGGCACAGCGTTTGCAGTTGCTGTTCTTTGGCAACCATTATCAGGACTGGTCCGAGTTTGTGCTGAGCGATCTGGGCCTGTATCGCTACGAAACCGTGGTTCTGGATCAGGCCAGTCGGGCGTTTCGCCACAATGAGGACGTGCGCTTGTATGAAACCTTGTCCGAGCTGCGAGACGCACAGGATGAGGCCGACCCCGATCTTTGGATACAGCGCTTTGCCGCCGTTCAAGCAGTTGAGACTGACAGCGACTGGCTGCAACGACGTAAGGCAAAAACCCTGTTCCAGCTAGGCCAGCAAGCCGAACGTCAACATTGGTGGGCCTTAGCCGAACAAGCGTATTTGCAGACAAGCTGGCCGGGAGCCCGTTACCGCCAATTGCGGGTATTGGAGCGTCAGGAGAATCATCAAGGTGCCTGGCCCTTGTTTTGTCAGGCGTGGAACCAGCCCGAAAATGAAAGCGAAACCCAGAAGTTGCTGCGTATGTTGCCTCGCATGCGTCGCAAACTGGCGGTAGACGCTCCGCCCAGCTCGCCTTCCAATAAACCCGCAAGCCGCACACAACGCAGTGATCTGGTTTTGTTCGATGACGGCAATCGGGTCGAATCGCAGGTGCTGGCTCATTGGGACAGCCCCTTGGCACCTGTGTTTTACGTAGAAAATGCCTTGTTCCCGGCCTTATTAGGCTTGTTGAGCTGGGAGGCTATTTTCGCTCCCTTGCCTGGTGCGTTTTTCCACCCCTATCAAGCTTGTCCGGCCGATTGGGGTAACCCGGACTTTGTATCGCGCAGGCAAAACTTGTTTGAGCAGTCTTTGAGTGTGCTGGACGGCGCAGACTATAAAACCGTGATCTGGCAACGCTGGCAGGAAAAGCGTGGCATACAGTGCCCCTTGCTGATCTGGCCAGCTTTGAACGAGTCCTTGATCGAGCAGGCCTTGCAGTGCATCCCGGCTCAGCATCTGCAACTGGTGTTCAAGCGTATCTTGCAGGATTGGCGGGACAACCGTTCCGGCCTGCCGGATTTGGTGCGCTTCATGCCTGCCCAGCAAAGCTATGAATTGATTGAGGTAAAAGGCCCCGGAGACCGCTTGCAGGATAACCAGCGACGTTGGCTCAGTTATTTCGAGCAGCATGCCATCCCTGCGCGTGTCTGCTATGTGACCCGGCCGGAGTCGTCATGAAAGCCTGGACCGTAGGTGTACGCGCCTTATGCGAATTTACCGCCCGCAGCGGGGATCTGGACTTGCGCTTTACGCCTGCGGCCACGGCACAGGAAGGTATCCTGGGCCACCAGCAGTTAACGCTACGTCGCCCCGACCACTATGAAGCCGAAGTACCGCTGTCCTATGAGATGGAAGGGCTAGTGGTGCGTGGTCGGGCCGATGGGTTTGATCCCGTCAGCAATTGCCTGGAAGAGCTGAAAACCTATCGTGGTGCTTTTGATGCCATTCCCAAGCACCATAGACGCCTGCATCAGGCGCAAGCCAAAGTCTATGCGGCCATGCTTTGTCAGGCGCGCGATTTGCCGGGAATGACCGTCAGCGTGGTGTATTACCACGTGGACAAGCACAAAGAAACCAGTGTCTCTGAATACCTGGGGCGCGCGGATCTGTGGGCCTTTTTTGAGCAGCAATGCCGCTTGTATCTTGAGTGGGGGCGGCAGGAGCAAAAGCATCGGCTGGCGCGCGATCAAGCTTGTACTGCTTTGCAATTTCCCTTTGATCAGTTTCGTGCGGGTCAGCGGCAACTGGCCGTAGCCGCGTTCCGGGCTCAGCGCGATGCACAGTGCCTGTTAGCCCAAGCGCCAACCGGTATCGGCAAAACCTTGGCAGTCGTATTTCCCGGCCTGAAAGCCATGCCGGAGGCGGGACTGGATAAGCTCTTTTATCTGACGGCTAAAAATTCGGGTCGGCAAATGGCCTTGGACGCCTTGCAGCGTTTAAACCCAGAAGGTGAGGGCGCGTGGCGGGTGCTGGAAATGGTGGCCCGCGACAAGCAGTGCCCCAATCCGGATAAAGCCTGCCATGGCCAATCCTGCCCTCTGGCCGAAGGCTTTTACGACCGGCTTCCTGCGGCCCGTCAGCAGGCTCTGGAGCAACCCATGCTAACTAGCCAGCGCTTGCAAGAAGTGGCTAGCAAACACCAGGTCTGCCCCTATTACTTGAGCCAGGAAATGCTGCGTTGGGCGGACGCCATTGTGGGTGACTACAACTATTTTTTCGACACACATGCGGTGCTGTATAGCCAGACTCTGGTTCAGCAATGGCGCAGCGCTGTTCTGGTGGACGAAGCACACAACTTGGTAGAACGCGCCCGTTCCATGTATTCCGCGTCCTTTTCGCAAGTGCAGTTGCGCATGGCGCGTAAAGCCGCGCCTTCGGTCTTGAAGCGTCATTTCACGCCGTTGACTCGCTTGATGGAGGATTTGATACCCGAGGAAGGGGGCGATCAATGGGGGCTGGAAAAAATCCCGGAGGATCTGCTTGAACAGTGCGACTATCTGGCAGCCCGCTTAGGGGCCTATGTGGCTGAGAATCCCATGCCGCAAGACAGCCCCTTGCTGCAGTTTTATTTTGAGCTGCTGTACTTTGTGGACCTGGCCGGACAGTTCGGCTCGCATTCCTTATTCGATATTTTGGCGCAGCGCGATGGTGTGCTCCTGAACCTGCGCAATATTGTGCCTGCTCCGTTTCTGGCTGAACGCTATGGCGACGCGCACGGTGTGGTGCTGTTCTCCGGCACCATGAATCCCTCACAGTTTTATCGTGATGTCTTGGGTTTGCCGCCAAGTACGGCTGAGTTGAACGTGGCATCGCCGTATCGGGCCGAGCAACTACGGGTACGCCAATATGCCGGTCTGTCTACGCGCTATGCTGACCGGGCCCAGAGTCTGAGCGGGGTCTGCGATATTGTCGGGCAGGCCTATCAGGCACAGCCGGGTAACTATCTTTTGTTCTTGAGCAGTTTTGACTATCTGGAGCAGGTTAGCCAGGCCTTGCAGGAGCGCTGGCCGGATATGCCGCTTTGGCATCAGCAGCCGGGCATGAGCGATCTGCAAAGAACGCAGTTTCTGGACCGCTTTACGCTGGACGGAAAGGGAGTAGGTTTGGCAGTGCTGGGAGGGGCGTTTTCAGAAGGGGTAGATTTACCCGGTAAACGCTTGATCGGTGCTTTTATTGCCACCCTGGGTTTGCCGCAATTCAACCCGGCCAATGAGTCTGTGCGGCAAGTCATGGCCCGGCTCTTTGGGGAGCGGCGGGCCTATGACTATACCTATCTGTATCCGGGACTACGCAAGATTACACAGGCCGCGGGTCGTGTGATTCGCGATGAACAGGATCAGGGCTTTGTGTATCTGCTTGACGAGCGCTATGGGCAGCGGCGGGTGCAGCAGTTGCTGCCGGACTGGTGGCAAATTGAGCAGGTGCGGACTGACGCTCGTTCTGGGCAATCACTTCGGTAATGATTTGCGCGGTGGCCGCTGACAGCGTCCAACCCAGGTGACCGTGGCCAGTGTTGTAGTACACGCCCGGGCGGCTGCCTGCTTTTACGCGCGGCATCATGTCCGGCATCATGGGACGCAAACCAGCCCACGGTACAACACGATCGGTCGCGGCATCGTGGAAGTTGCGGCGGGTCCAGTTGGTCAGCGGGGCGATACGGTCGGCGCGAATGTCCTTGTTGGCACCGTTGTATTCCGCCGTACCGGCCACGCGCAGACGATCTTTGCCCAGGCGGCTGGTCACAATCTTGGCTTCTTCGTCCAGCAAGCTGACCCAAGGGGCGGCATGTTGGGCTTCGGGCGTATCCAGATACACCGAAATCGAATAGCCTTTGACGGGGTAGATATTGATGTAGTCGCCCAGCATATGGGCCAAGTGACGGCTGCCTACGCCAGCGCACACCACCAAGGAATCGACAGACAGCGTATGGGTGTGGGCTTCAGCGCCTTCACCGGTACGCAGCTGGATACGGTGTGGTGGGCCACAATCAATACCCAGAACTTCTGTATCTTGCAGGAACTTCACGCCGCGCTTGGCGCAGGCATCGGCCAGACCGCGTGTGTATTTGTGAATATCGCCCGTGGCGTCCGAAGGCGTAAAGAAACCGCCGTAATAGGTGCCTTGCAAGGCAGGTTCAATCTGGTGGATTTCCTCGTTGGTAACGGTTCGGCGCTCCAGACCGCCTTTTTGCAGCAGTTGGCTGACTTTCTTGCCAGACTCAAAGCCGCCGGGGGTGTGGTAAATGTGCAGAATACCGCGCTGTTCCAGGTCGAAATCAATGTTTTCGTCCTTAGCCCATTGGTACAGATTCTCGCGGGCGGTAATGGCCAGCTTGACGGTGTCCACGGTGTTGCGCTCGTAACCGGAAATCGCGCCTACAAACTGCGCCATCCAGCTGTATTTGTGCCAGCTTGGCTTGGGGTTGAACAGCAGCGGGGCGTCTTTGCGCATCATCCACTTCAAGCCCTTGAGTATGGTGCTGCGGCTGTTCCAGACCTCGGCATTGCACGCGGACAACTGCCCGCCGTTGGCAAACGAGGTTTCCATGGCGGGGTAGCGCAGGCGGTCGATAACGGTAACTTGATAGCCTTTCAGGCTGAGGGCGTAGGCGGTGGTGATTCCGGAAATACCGGCGCCAATGACGGCAATATGCGACATAACAGGCTCCTGACAGGTGAATTACCACCGAGTAGTGGCAATACCCCATCTGTCCTGTGACCTGAGAGTTTATCCAACCGATGTTTCAGGCTGGGCTCCTTCGGTGGGCGTCATGCGCCGCTCTCCAGAGTGTCGGGCTGGTACGATCCTTTTGCCTGAGAGATTCCGGGGTGGTTGCTCCGTCGGCGCCTGACTGAACAGGTCTCTTTCATACCGCCTGTAGTGACGCAACTACAGTAGCCGTGCTTACAAAAGTTTGCAATCAGGGTAAACCGGGAGCTGCATGCAGCGCTTGGGGGATTTCTATGGATAGATGCAATTGTTGGCTAAGCCCGGAAAATTGTTGAGACTGCCGGTCCTTGATACCGAGTTATTACTTACTTTTTCGCTTAATGTGGGCCCGACATGTCGTTGATTCCCGACCGGTGCTTGTTTCTTTATGGACTTAGTCCAGGCGGTAATGCGCACCCAGACTGCGTGGTCGATCCAGGGCGGCCTGAGTCAGCAGCCAGGCGGTGTCCAGTTGCAGGCTGAGGGTCCGTTGATCCAGGCTGGGGGGCAGAAGGCTAATTTGCCCGCGCCAATGGTCCAGGGTGTGCAAGGCCTGAAGCAGTCCTAGGTGATTGCGTAGCAAGCCGACATGCTCTTGCATTAAGTTGCGCAAGGCGGGCAGAGAAGGGGGATTGTTGGTGGATGAGCTGTGGTTTTTATGGCTGCCGTTGCTATAGCTATTGTTTCCGTCATATTGGCAAGCTTTGTCGTTGTTGGCGATGATTGCGTTTTCCACTGCATCGGCTGCCGTGGCTGTCATAAGGGAAGGTCGTGGATTCGAGTGCGAACTAGAGTTCAAACTCAAACCCCAATTGGGGCCGACACTAGCCTGTGAACTGGAACTGGAACTTGGATTTGAGTTTGTGTATGAACATGAACTTGAAATCGAACTTGTAGTTGCAGCATCTGTCTCCGGGACCAAAGCTGAACGCTGGGTCCTCTTGCTTCTAGCAATCGCCTCGGCCACCGCCCGCCCCATGACGACGCACTCCAGCAAGGAGTTGCTGGCCAAGCGATTTGCTCCATGTAAACCTGTGCAGGCTACTTCCCCCACGGCATATAGACCAGGCACCGTCGTGCGGCCTGACATGTCTGTTTGAATTCCCCCGCAACTGTAGTGCGCGGCAGGCGCAACCGGCACCCAGTCCCGACGTAAGTCCAGACCCCGGCATAAACCTTCTTCCAGGGCTTTGGGGAAATGCTGCTGTAAGGTATCCGCACCAAGATGGCGTACATCCAGCCAGACATGGCTACTGCCTTCTTGCCGCATATGTGCGGCAATAGCACGCGACACAATATCGCGTGGAGCCAGCTCCGCTCTGGCGTCGTAAGCTGGCATGAAGCGGCGACCTTGCTTGTCCAATAAATGACCACCCTCACCACGCAAGGCTTCAGTCAGCAGAAAGGTTGGACCCTCTGCATGCAGGCAGGTCGGATGAAACTGCACAAACTCCAGATCCCGTATGGCAGCACCTACGCGCCAGGCCAAGGCAACCCCTTCGCCCAAGGCGCTATCGGGATTGGTGCTGTGCGCATACAGGCTGCCCAGCCCGCCTGTTGCCAGCACGACATGGTCCGCCAAAATGGTTTCGTAG
Protein-coding sequences here:
- a CDS encoding YggS family pyridoxal phosphate-dependent enzyme; translation: MSEFAPDLLHTEHYPTSTSVEAFRERIALVQQRIDAACVRYGRAAGDVRLLTVSKTFGIDRIRLAYQAGCRLLGENKVQEAEGKYEALREELPDLEWAVIGHLQSNKAKSVARFASEFHALDKLKTAEALDRRLQIEGRSLDVFVQVNTSSEDSKFGLPPEEVHAFVRELPQFSALKVKGLMTLALMDADPERVRPCFALLRNLRDQLRNDIAHAENIRELSMGMSGDYEVAISEGSTIVRVGQAIFGARATPNNFYWPVSDTATTS
- a CDS encoding aminotransferase class I/II-fold pyridoxal phosphate-dependent enzyme, encoding MNIQGSNAKELFDDIRQQVALGRIAPGQILPPVRELAQTLGLNRNTVALAYKRLVSAGVADAQGRRGTRIREAIRELAREGHGASSALQDLASGNPALGYLPAPTQLTAGVRGQTQALYGADPLVPELRAVCQQVFHKDTPPDTDYHVSYGAVDAIERLLQAFLLAGDKVGIEDPGYLNSINSVHTLGYKPVGIEVDSEGIVPASLQAALEDGLRALILTPRAHNPTGCSLSRARAKQIEQILKQYPELLLMIDDHFWMLASSPYRNVIPADHLRWALIRSVSKGLGPDLRVALVASDLQTSERLSQRLASGAQWVSHLLQQMVVHGLTDAEIKAQTRVAQAAYVQARADLMHALKKQSIPFWDSEEGFNLWIPLDREAEPVLAGLAARGWLVRSGQVFGVSSPAQGLRVSFANLNAKDAQRFATDLAQVLQERY
- a CDS encoding DMT family transporter, which codes for MNRLSLWLVTALTALGPAIWGSTYIVTTEILPPDRPFIAAFLRCFPAGVMLLLWSRRMPARGDWGRTLILAALNIGAFQALLFVAAYRLPGGLAAVVGAAQPLVVIALAWALEGKRPVTLALVACVIGIMGMGILLLSPESQWDTWGMVAAIVGALCMAMGTYLSHRWRSGMPILAFTAWQLMLGGLMLAPLALWLDPPLDSSLSGVQIGGYLYLCLVGALLAYTLWFRGIAVLPSVAVSSLGLLSPLTAVILGWLILGQAMTGSSLLGIILVMGSVLAVQWISNRPAK
- a CDS encoding MarR family winged helix-turn-helix transcriptional regulator; translation: MSEEHDAVDLIINQWREQRPDLQNLDAMALLGRMTRCFQLVQKQMSDNFRRHGLQLGEFDVLASLRRSGPPYTLAPTALFSTLMVSSGTMTHRLQGLEKQGLIERIADPEDARRILVRLSPAGLACVDAVVVDHLTNEENLLEGLDPTQRQSLDTLLRDWMRLLESRQA
- a CDS encoding VRR-NUC domain-containing protein, with the translated sequence MTPPELPPFYYLHNFHQVLQWVQHTSSDLLEPQHVQCGHRFVHASQPAQALLVRLLMRKGPVFRIDKLRYAEIENLDAAVQELAACELIETDPELDLETLFAVHTVPELRRLFSDLPAAGRKSDYLEWIGQAHGEQARPFTQWCADPVLQAPTLRLSPQVMHWAQRLQLLFFGNHYQDWSEFVLSDLGLYRYETVVLDQASRAFRHNEDVRLYETLSELRDAQDEADPDLWIQRFAAVQAVETDSDWLQRRKAKTLFQLGQQAERQHWWALAEQAYLQTSWPGARYRQLRVLERQENHQGAWPLFCQAWNQPENESETQKLLRMLPRMRRKLAVDAPPSSPSNKPASRTQRSDLVLFDDGNRVESQVLAHWDSPLAPVFYVENALFPALLGLLSWEAIFAPLPGAFFHPYQACPADWGNPDFVSRRQNLFEQSLSVLDGADYKTVIWQRWQEKRGIQCPLLIWPALNESLIEQALQCIPAQHLQLVFKRILQDWRDNRSGLPDLVRFMPAQQSYELIEVKGPGDRLQDNQRRWLSYFEQHAIPARVCYVTRPESS
- a CDS encoding D-amino acid dehydrogenase, which gives rise to MSHIAVIGAGISGITTAYALSLKGYQVTVIDRLRYPAMETSFANGGQLSACNAEVWNSRSTILKGLKWMMRKDAPLLFNPKPSWHKYSWMAQFVGAISGYERNTVDTVKLAITARENLYQWAKDENIDFDLEQRGILHIYHTPGGFESGKKVSQLLQKGGLERRTVTNEEIHQIEPALQGTYYGGFFTPSDATGDIHKYTRGLADACAKRGVKFLQDTEVLGIDCGPPHRIQLRTGEGAEAHTHTLSVDSLVVCAGVGSRHLAHMLGDYINIYPVKGYSISVYLDTPEAQHAAPWVSLLDEEAKIVTSRLGKDRLRVAGTAEYNGANKDIRADRIAPLTNWTRRNFHDAATDRVVPWAGLRPMMPDMMPRVKAGSRPGVYYNTGHGHLGWTLSAATAQIITEVIAQNERQSAPAQFATSPAATAAPAAAHSARQADTQSPDPVHRESHDPRPV
- the nadB gene encoding L-aspartate oxidase, whose amino-acid sequence is MLQSGSTQTQVLIIGAGLAGTSLALSLPSSMHVTLLSSAPVPCGASPMALGGLAAVLSAQDSLEQHIEDTLEAGARHSDKEAVRGILQAAPDAVHWLLERQVPLDRTEDGQLHLTREGGHSRRRIVHAADASGYAIMQALAPQLAKAPHVQQRTDCLALTLRRNEQGAVAGVDIYDKHTHRYETILADHVVLATGGLGSLYAHSTNPDSALGEGVALAWRVGAAIRDLEFVQFHPTCLHAEGPTFLLTEALRGEGGHLLDKQGRRFMPAYDARAELAPRDIVSRAIAAHMRQEGSSHVWLDVRHLGADTLQQHFPKALEEGLCRGLDLRRDWVPVAPAAHYSCGGIQTDMSGRTTVPGLYAVGEVACTGLHGANRLASNSLLECVVMGRAVAEAIARSKRTQRSALVPETDAATTSSISSSCSYTNSNPSSSSSSQASVGPNWGLSLNSSSHSNPRPSLMTATAADAVENAIIANNDKACQYDGNNSYSNGSHKNHSSSTNNPPSLPALRNLMQEHVGLLRNHLGLLQALHTLDHWRGQISLLPPSLDQRTLSLQLDTAWLLTQAALDRPRSLGAHYRLD